In the Leishmania major strain Friedlin complete genome, chromosome 16 genome, acgTCTCATGCAGGCAAAACAACGTGCTGTACGTTACGGCACCTCCGTGGGTCCGCATGCGTTGCGCCCTCCCCTTTTAGATGAGGTTCGGGCAGCTCCTTGACGCTTGTTTTTCGAACCTCCGAGTTCAGTTCGTTCCCTCTTCGCTTTCCCTCGACAAAcgtggcgcggctgctgcgcccttgtgcgtgtgtctttcATCTTTCCGCGCGCAGGTTTGTGTTGCGGCTCCATCGTGCCCTTCCATTTTCTGTTCCGCTTCTCTCCCCTGCTCTGCTCACCAGCTCAGCCGTCCGCACCCTTCTACACTGCACATCCCCTTACCCTTAGTGTGGGGCCggccgcacgtgcgcgtgcgtgtgtgtcggtcggagagaggggcgtgtgtgcaacGTCCCTGCGTCTGCTTGaaacacgtacacacacacacacatatcatgagaggcagagaggcggtCTGACAAGACGACAGGGGGGCGAGCAGATGAACACACATCGAGAGAGGACACGCGAAGAGGGGCGTGTAGGGGGTGCGTGCACCCGCACGTCGAGGATACGCGGCGAGAGACGAGCCGAGCTACACACAAAACAGCAAAGGAACCCACTCAAACAATAAGAATAAGGATCTAACGACTGCTAAGGTGGTGAGCGAGAAAGGGAAATATCAAAAAGAACGAAAGAAGAGTGACAGGTctaggaggaggagggtggggggaaAGTACCAGAGCTTGACGGACCCCAgactcgctcgctctctcagAAACATGCGCCGCGAGACacaggcggaggaggggtggggagggtgggtgggtaggtgGTGCGTGCATGCACTTCTTCCTGCAACACACAAAATAAAGCAACCAAGAAACAGGAAGGACGGACCAGATGACAATATACACGGAAGGTATCGTGAGAGGCTGCTAGATGAGCAGGGAACCACAAACAATCCGCcggacacgcacgcacatgtggAAGCGAGATCGATGCACAGGAACGGGCGCACTTGCGCGTTGCCTTGCTGATGGCGAGTGGCGACGTGAGAATGACAGGGGTGGTCGCGAAGTCCGGTACACAGGCTGACGTGCACACAAGGGAACAAAACAGAAAGATAATCCAATAGAAAATGGctgagaggagggaggggaaggggcaacacgaaggaggaggtgagcgaCATGAGCGCGCAGCAGGTCCACGACACAGGCGAGGCGTGAAACGGAAAGGAGCTGGGTGCACGATGGTGGTCGAGGCGGACCACCGCCACAAAAAAACAACCCCGACCAGCGCTCAACTCTTCCGACTAGCGAGAAACGAGAATATCGAGTGCAAAGAACAGAGCAAGAGGCCCCGGGGGatagggagagagagagagagagggcgggagACCGGCATCGTCGACAACAACgcgcgtgcggctgcagTCCAAGTGAGGACAGCACAACGacgccttcctctcttctttAACTTCACCCTTGTCCAGACGCACATACATGTACCCGCTTTGTCAACTCAGCCTTACTTGCATGTCCCCCTGTTTCCGTGGGTGTGCTACGCCAAGCCTCACCCTTGTCGTCGTCTTCTGTTTTCCCTTGTGCTACGTTGAGGCGGCAACCCTACCGTTCCGCTCGTGCTGGCGGCGTTAGCCTTACATCACCTATTTCTTTCCGCCTTCAGCCCTCCTTGGGTTAGCTGACGCTCATTATTTAAAGCCTCATAGGGCGGGGGTTGCGCATGCGTGACGGACGCCGGGCCGACACAGAGAGcaagaggaaaagaggggtacgggggagggagggaggggaggaggaggaggggaaggccCTGAAGGAGGGAGTGGTAGGAgagcaaaaagaaaacaaggcGATGCGgagatgcgtgtgtgtgtgtgtgtgtgtgcatggtCTTGTGTCTCTTCCCCAGCCCACACACTTCATATCGCTTCCACTATCctttctccctcgcctcctcctccccccccctccctccccacttcCCCGTTTTTCCCACTTTCCTTCTTTCCAcgcgcgcctgtgcgcaTTGGTGTGGGCGCGAAGGACTGCGCATcgctgacacacacacacacgcccgtgttgagcgagcgagagggcgaggcgaaaccgaacacacacgcacacagcgacagacacagacacagacacacatggTGTATAGACCAGTGCGGAGGCGTAGctacgcgcacgcgcgtatAATACCGATGCGCGCACAGATATAGACTTGCTCTCTTCCATGCATCGGAAGGGACTGCACAGCCGTCACATTGCGGGGGAGGCTGATGCAGGAAATAGCGAGAGAGCCGCAGTCGCGGTTTTACGGCACATTAGAGCAAAACGAAGGCCAGAAATCGGCCGTGGCTGCGGGCGTGACTCCTTGAGGATGATTCTACGCTCTCGACTCCTGATGGCGAATGCGGTGTCCTCGTCTTACTTGAGAGTCTCGAGGTACGCGATCACGTCAGCGCGCTCCTGCGGCTTCTTGATGCCGGCAAACGACATCTTCGTGCCAGGCATAAACTTCTTCGGGTTCTCCAGGTACACGTCCAGCACTTCCGGCGTCCAGATTACGCCTGACTCGGCGTTCGCCTTGCTGTACGTGAAGCCCTCGACCTTGCCGGAGGGACGGTTGACGATGCCGAACAGGTTCGGGCCCACACCGTTCGAGCCGCCCTTGGTCGCGGTGTGGCACTGAGCAGCGCGGCCCTTGAACAGCTTCTCGCCGCGCTCCACGTCACCAGGCGGCAGAGGGGCACGAGCCTTCGGCGGCATGATGAGTGcggtgtatgcgtgtgtaaGGTTTGTGTGGAGAGGAGCAGgggtggcgtgtgcgcgtgcgtgtgtgcccaagcgagagcgagggagagtgcctgtgagagagagagggggctAAGAGCAGCGGAGACTGGGTGAGGCTAAGCGAGCgccacgtgtgcgtgttgtggGTGGTGGCGTCAGTGGAAACAACCAGGAGATAGAGGGCGAGGGTTGGAAACCAAGAGGATACAGGGACAACGTTTGCGAGagacgacgccgcagcaactCGCTCGCCCCTCCTTTCCCGCCACGGGCTTCTGGGCTGTTGCACGTGTGCAGCACAATACCGAAAGCAAGGTGGAAACGGGacggaaagagggagaagcacaTCCACAAGAGCTTactcccccacacacacccacccacacacccacacgcgtGACAGGCAGCggggggagagaaaggcgAGGCGCCGTGAGCAAGAAAAGGAGGGTGGGTGTGGGAAAAGGACGACAAGCAAAGCACCTCCATCGCCAATGCGGCAGTCGACCTCCTTGCCTGTGTCTTCtccgcgcacgtgcgcgggTGCCTGTTGCGTCGCACTTACTTGTCTCGTGCCCGAAATGGACAGTCAAAACCAATCTGTAACAGCTATAAGAAGTAACCTTGACCGCTCCTCGGTGCCCCACACGTCCTATTCTCCGCCGTCAAGCCGACATCACACGCACTGCAGCCTCTCGCATCACAGTTTCGTTAGCGTGTACTCGCTGCTTCACCCTACTCGCTGACCAACGCGCCCGTTTGCGTGAACAGGTTCCCGCCACGCGCTGATGTGCGTCACGgacgcctctctctcgccgcctctgctgttCGGCTTCAGGAAGCTGTTTGGTGGGAGTGGGGCGTGTTCGCAGGAGAGATAGagacacccacacacccacacaccctcACATCCATGAGGATCGAGGTGGAGAGGTgggatgggggtggggagggctACATTGACAGAGGATGAGATGCATCTTACTTCGGCTGGTGATGTCTGGCAAGCGGAGGAAGACcgggagaga is a window encoding:
- a CDS encoding putative cytochrome c, giving the protein MPPKARAPLPPGDVERGEKLFKGRAAQCHTATKGGSNGVGPNLFGIVNRPSGKVEGFTYSKANAESGVIWTPEVLDVYLENPKKFMPGTKMSFAGIKKPQERADVIAYLETLK